The genomic DNA ACGTGTGCTCTTCCGAACTAAAACAAAATGCAAAAAAACCGGCGCGTTACAAAGAAGCGAATAAAATAAAACGAACCATTTAACCCCCCCCCCCCCCCCCCATAAAACTGCAATGCGCACAGCTAATAAGAGTGTTTTCTACATTGTCGGGATAGGCGCCTCTGCAGGCGGGTTGGAGGCTTTCGAGCAATTCTTTACTAACATGCCGTCTGACAGCGGCATGGCATTTGTACTGATCCCGCATCTTGCTCCCGAGCATAAGAGCTTGATGGCAGAGCTGCTGCAGCGGAATACGAAGATGGTCGTCTTGCAGGCTGAAGACGGAATGAAGGCCGATCCGAATTGCGTGTACATCATTCCCCCTGACAGGGATATGGCGATACTGGAAGGGACGCTTCGGCTGCTGGAGCCTGTTGAGCGCAGGGGGCTGCGGCATCCGATAGATTTCTTTTTCCGCACATTGGCCGACGACCAGGGAGAAAAGGCTGTATGTATTGTGCTTTCAGGCACCGGCACCGAAGGAGCTTTAGGGCTGCGCGCGGTAAAAGGAAAAGGCGGACTGGTTATCGTTCAGGATCCGAAGACCACACGGTATGACGGCATGCCTGCCAGCTCCATAGCCACAGGGCTTGTTGACTATATTCTGCCGCCAGACAAGATGCCCGGGCAATTGATGAGTTACATATCTCATGCTTATCCGCATCCTCCCAAACCGGAGGCCAAGGCAGAAAGCAAATTTTCCGAACCCCTGTATAAAATATTTGTGCTGATACGGAACCATACCGGGCATGATTTTTCACTCTATAAACAGAATACCATCCTGCGCAGAATAGAAAAGCGAATGGCAATTCTCCAGGTCGAAAGCATGGCCGATTATGTCACTTATCTCCGCAGCAATTCTCATGAGATCGAACTGCTCTTCAGCGAGCTTCTGATAAGAGTCACTAACTTCTTCAGAGACCGCGAAGCGTTTGAGATGATCAAAGAGAAGGCGCTGCCGCTCCTTTTCAAAGACCGAGCTCCCGGGCAGCCGGTGCGTATCTGGATACCGGCATGCTCGACCGGCGAAGAGGCATATTCCGTAGCCATTATCGTTCAGGAATATATGAGCACGCTGAAAGAAAAATACAAAGTGCAGATCTTTGCTACTGATATCGACAGAGAGGCGATCGATATGGCGCGCACCGGCCTGTATCCCAACAGCATTGCGATAGATGTATCTAATGAGAGGCTGAACCGCTTCTTCATCAAAAAAACCTCCGGTTATAAGATCAGGGAAGAGATCAGGCAGATGATCGTCTTTGCCGTGCAGGATATCGCCAAAGACCCGCCTTTCACGCAGCTGCATATGATAAGCTGCAGAAATGTTCTTATCTATTTTAATGCCGAGTTGCAGAAGAAGGTTATCCCCATGTTCCATTACTCATTGAAGCCCGGAGGCATTCTCTGTTTGGGAACTTCTGAAACCATAGGGGACCATGCCGGCATGTTTTCAACTCTTCACGCTAAATGGAAGATATTCAGGGCAAAGGGGACAGAGGCTATTCATGCATCTCCCTTTGAGTTAAGCACAGCGGCAGCGCCCGTACGGGCCGCCGGGCCGGAAGCGGCACCTGTCATAAAGAAGCGCGAAGAGGTAAACATGGGGGCGTTAGCCGAAAAGATCATTATGTACCACCACGCGCCGCCCTTTGTGATCGTTAACGATAAAGGAGATATCCTCTATTTTTACGGAAAGACCAACAGGTATCTCGAGCCCCATTCCGGAAAAGCGAGCCTTAATATTATCGAAATGGCGCACGAAGACATAAGGCTGGACCTGAGAGCCGCCCTCCGCAAAGCGGTTACACTGGGGAAAGACATAACTGTTGACGGGCTGCAGGTAAAGGCAAACGGCGGTCTCCATACCATTAACCTGGAAGTGCGGCAGCCCGGCCCTCTGCAGGGCCTGCTTATGATTGTGTTCAAGGAGATCACACTGCCCAAAGGACAAAAAGCAGAAAAGGCTATCCCGCCTTCGCTGAAGATGAAACGGCACGTTGCTGAACTGGAACACGAGCTGAGTGCGGCAAAGGAGCAGCTCCAGACCATTATAGAAGAACTTGAAACCACGAATCAGGAACTCAGATCGACAAATGAGGAACTGCAGTCATCGAACGAGGAACTGCAAAGCACCATTGAAGAGATGGATACATCAAAAGAGGAGCTCCAGTCGGTTAATGAGGAGCTTACGACGATCAACGCGGAATTGCAGCTTAAGATGGATGAGGCATCCACGGCAAATGATGATCTAAACAATCTTATCACCGGCACGCAGATCGCCACTATCTTTCTGGACAATTGCCTGCGTATAAAACGCTTTACACCGGCAACGGTCAATGTGCTCAATCTTGTGGATACAGATGTCGGACGCCCTATCGGAGATTTTTCTTTAAAGCTGGACTATCCTGAACTGAAGAAAGATATTGAGAATACGTTGAAGATGCTCACCTTGAACGAGAGGGTGGTTAGACACCATGAAGGCCTATGGTACATGACACGGATACTGCCTTACCGGACCACGGGGAATGTCATTGACGGGGCGGTTATCACCTTTATTGATATTACCGCGCAGAAAAATGCCGAAGAAGCACAGAAGGATGCACTCGCCTATGCCGAAGGCATTGTTGAAACTGTGCGGGAGCCGCTTATTGTTCTTGACGAGGGGCTGCGTGTGATAACGGCAAACAAGTCGTTCTATCAGACATTCAAGATGTCGCAAAGTGATGTTGAGAAGAAACGTATTTATGATCTTGGCAACCGGCAGTGGGACATACCTGCGCTCAGGGAGCTTCTGGAGAAGATACTTCCCAAGAACTCGCAGTTTGAGGATTTTGAGGTTGAGCATGACTTTCAGGATATCGGCTGCAAAAAAATGCTGCTCAACGCCAGCAGGATCCATGAGCACGGCAAACAGACCCAAATGATCCTCCTTGCTATAGAGGACATCACAGGGAGAAAGAAGTAATGGGGCTGACAATCAAAACATCGAACCGGAGAAGATAGAGCATGGAAAAAAAGATCAAGAATTTCGCAAAGCTTCGCAAAGAAGCAGAAGAGCGGCTGAAGCAGCAGACAGAAAGGCTGAAGAGCATCTCTATGCAGGATGTGAAAACCCTTGCTCATGAACTCGCAACACACCAGATAGAGCTGGAGATGCAGAATGAAGAGATGCGCAGGGCGCAGGAGGAACTCGAAGCTTCACGGAGCAGGTATGTCGACCTGTATGATGCGGCGCCGATCGGCTATTTCACTTTTGACAAGAACGGCGTTATAGTTGAAGTCAACCTTACAGGCGCCGCACTTTTGGGTGTTGACCGTCAGCGTTTAATAAACAAGCCGTTATCAGCATTTGTCATTAAAGAGGACTTGAACATCTTCAGGGAGTACCTCATGGAGACGCTGAAAATAGAGGCTTGCCTGATCAGTGAAATATGGCTAAAGAGAAAAGACGGCTCTGTAATCTTTGTCCGGTTACAAAGCGTAGCTGTGAAGGACTGCTCAGCTATTTCAGCTTGTTGCCGCACCGCGATAAGCGACATCACAATTCGTAAAGAGGCAGAGGAGGAGCTGCGGAAGGTATATGTTGAGCTGGACCTGCGCGTTAAGGAACGGACAAAAGATCTGGTTAATGTAAATCAGCAACTCTTGCTGGAAATAGAAGAACGCAAAAAAGCAGAGGGGTCGCTGCTACAGGCGCTCAATGAAGTCAAGCAGTTAAAAGATCTGCTGCGCGAAGAGAATCTCTACCTTCGTGAAGAGGTCGATCTGGTACACTCACATAAACAGATTGTCGGCAATAGTGAAGTAGTCAGGAGCGTTTTAAAGCAGATAGAACAGGTTGCTGGAACAGAGTCAACGGTCGTGATACAGGGGGAGACAGGCACCGGAAAGGAATTGGTGGCAAATGCCATCCATGGCATGAGTTCAAGAAAGGACCGGCTCATGATCAAGATCAACTGTGCCGCCCTGCCGCCGACGCTCATAGAAAGTGAACTCTTCGGCAGGGAGAAGGGCGCTTTTACCGGCTCGCTGTCAAAGCAGTTAGGCCGTTTTGAACTTGCGAATGCTTCAACTATTTTCCTGGATGAGATAGACTCACTGCCGCTGGAACTTCAGGCAAAGCTGCTTCGGGTGCTTGAGAGCGGAGAGTTTGAGCGCCTCGGCAGCTCCCAGACCATGAAGGTCGACGTCAGGATAATTTCGGCTACGAACTGCGATCTTGGCAAGGCTGTCTTTGATGGCAGGTTCAGGGAAGACCTTTACTATCGCCTGAACGTCTTTCAGATCATCGTGCCGCCTCTGCGTGAGCGCCCCGAGGATATATTGCCGCTCATATGGTCTTTTGTGCAGGAGTTCAGCAAGAGGATGGGCAAGCGTATCGAATCAATACCTCAGAAGAGTGTTGAAGCTTTGCAAAGTTATCCCTGGCCGGGCAACGTAAGAGAGCTGAAGAATGTTGTTGAACGCGCGATGATCATCACCACCGGGCCTGTGCTGCTTCTGGATATACCAAAGATCGCGCAGTCAAGCGCAAATCATTCTGAGACTCTTGAAGGATCAGAGAAACGGCACATCATCGAGGCGCTGAACACCACCGGATGGAAGGTAAGCGGCAAGGACGGCGCGGCAAAGATCCTGGGCATCAATCCAAAGACGCTTGAATCGAGGATGCAAAAGCTGGGCATCCAGAGAAATAAGAAAAATGCCTGACAGATCAGGCCCCGCCTTATCCACATATTTTATTTTAGGGCTTATAGTTGCCGCTGGATTCCTTCTGAGAATATATAAGTTATCCTCTCAGAGCATATGGCTGGACGAAGCTTACTCCATATATCACAGCCAACAGGATTTCATACATGTTGTAAATTTAAAAGACCTTTCTCCGCCGCTTTATTATCTCCTGCTTCATTTTTGGATCAAGCTCACAGGTACCTCAGCGTTCTCAATAAGGCTGCTCTCTGTATTCTTCGGGACTGCTTCTATTTATTTCATCTATTTATCAGGCGCACATATTTTCAATAAGAAAGTAGGAATATATTCTGCCCTTTTAGTTGCTGTTTCTCCGGTGCATGTTTACTTTTCACAGGAGGCAAGGACATATTCTCTCTTTTTTTCGCTGACATTATTGTCAATGTATTTTTACTCTAAGTTGAACAAAGCTGCATCGAAGTGGATCATTGCCGGATATTTAATAAGCACTGTTTTTCTCATATACTCACATCTGTATGGTTTACTGATCGTCCTCGTACAGAACCTGCATCAATTTATTGTAAACAGGTTCAGGCTTTCAAAGGAAGTGAAGGCATGGGCCTTGCTGCAATTAATCGTCCTCATGTTTTATATCCCAAGGATGATCCAGCTCCCCGGCATAATCTCGGATAATTATCATTCCTGGATCTCAAGGCCGTCGTTTCTGCAATTAACTTACATCATGTATAATCTTTTTTCAGGAGCTGTGTTCTCATTCTATGGATTAGCATTAATGCTGATATGCTCTTTGCTGGTGCTTAGGTATAAATTCGAAAGAAATACCTTTTTCCCACTCTGGATATTGATACCCATTTTAGTCCCCTTCACTTATTCCTTATTGTTTACTCCGGTCTTTATCCCAAAGTACATTTATTTTGTCTCTTTTCCTTTATACATAATAGCTTCCCGGTCAATCTTCGGAATGAAGGCAGAGATCAGGCCGGTACTTATTTCAGCATTGATAGTTTTATCTATTGCCGCATTGCTTGTGCAGCAGAATAAAACAACAAAAGATCCCTGGAATAAAGCCGCTGAATATATTCAGGCGAGTGGCCGGAAAGAGGATAAAGTGATAATTATGGCTTCGTATGAGATACTGCCGTTCTCATATTATTTCGATCAGGGATGTTTTCATAGTGACGATTTATACGCATGCTCTAATGAAAATGGAATATCCCCGGTTGATTCTCTTGAGGAGGTAAAAAAAATAGATAAGAATGATTTCTGGCTCATAGTTTCCCGCGGGGCATATAACTCGGAAACCCGGGATGTGCTGAAATATGTCAGCGACAATTATACTGAAACAGAGTCCATGGAATACATATTGAATCACAATTCGGAATTAGTGAACAAACTATACAAATATTTTGAGCAAAAGGGTTTGATACACCTTGAGTTCAATAGAATAAAGATAGCGCATTTTCAGAAGAAAGAGGATGGCGCTTAAGAGGGGAGCTGATTCTTAGATAGTATCAATATAATTCCTGACATGTCAGCATACTTCTGATATATCAGAAACCTGCAATTTTTTATTGTCTCATTTTTCCTCACAGCTTTTTCTGAAATCTCAATGTTCTCAACATGATAGAGAATACGATCCTATCAACGGCACTCCTGGCACAGATTCTGCAATGAATAAGACTGAAAGACAAATTGACAGTGCGGTTGATATTCACTGATAACAAAATTCAGCAGGTTATCAGATGATTAAAAAGGAGGTTTGCATACTGAAAAGATATTGATCGGCTTAACTCGTAATTTGACAACATAACCTAAAAAAACAAAGGAGAAGAAGATGAAAAAACTTACATCAATAATTGCAATGAACATTATCGCTTTAGTCCTCGTAGTAACAGGCGCGTTTGCCGCTGATATGATGAATGACAGAAGCGCAACCACACAATGGGCAAGCAATCTGATCGGGACCACTGTTAAAAACCTTCAGGGAGAAACTCTGGGGACTATCACAGACCTGACGATCAGCAACAACATAGTTACATTCGCGGTCATTACACACGGCGGCGCGCTTGCAATAGGAGATAAACTTATACCGGTGCCAATGAACGCCCTGAAGATCACCGATAATAAGAACGCGACTCTTGATGCCAGCAAAGAGAAGCTCGCAACTGCCCCGAATTATGAAAAGAACAGCAAACAATGGCCTGACTTTTCAAATCGTAAATATGCTGAAGATACATATAGATTCTACGGCGTAGAGCTCTATTGGGAAGCAAGCGACATGGAACATATGATGGAAAAAGAAGCTAAGTAAATACATTAGTGATAAAGCTGTAAGATCCGTATAGGTCGTTCAGGCAGCCATTGGTCAACCAGTGGCTGCCTTTGAATGATATAGGAGATAACATGGACGATATATTTAAAAGCCTCTATGCCTGCATGAAAGAAGGGGACAGCTTATTCAATTTTCTAAGTGATGAAGATATCAGGAACCTGTCTGCTTTCTTTGAAATTAAGAGTATACTTGCAGGCGGGATGTTATGGAAAAAAGAAGACCCTTACGATTACATAGCATTTATTGTTTCAGGCAGTGTGGAGATAAAGAAAGAGACAGAGTTCGAGGGAAGGGAACTGGTCGTTGGCATATACAGCAAGGGCGCATTATGTATTCTTGACGAAAGCCTCAGGGCAGTTACGGCAGAGGCAACTGAAGATGTAACTCTTGCGATCATTACTCAGAAGAACCTGGATAAACTGATCGAAACAAATCCTAAATTGGGAGCAGATCTCTTAAAGGGTATGCTGCATACCGTATCGTTTCGTTTAAGAAAGTCCATTGACCGCCTCGCAGTCTTTTTCTGATCTGTCAGACCTGAAGTAGACATAAAAATTCCTGACATGTCAGCACCCTCCTGATATATCAGAACCCTGCATTTTTTTAAATTATCATTCCCTCGTCATAGCCTTCCGTAAACATCAATGTTTTCAAGAGGATAGGGTCTCCTGCCATATTAATAACAATCCTGGCACACATTCTGCTATTCAATATATAGCAAACAGCAAAGCATCTTCACAATGGATGTAATAGGTGTTAAAATTATTTCATTAAACAAAAACGAGTTAATGAAAGGAGGGTAAAAATGGGATTCGTCATCGGAGTTCTGGTTGTGGTAGCTTTAGTTTTCGGAATCATGTATTTAGCGAAGCGCACATAAAAAAAGGAGGGTAAAATGGATTTTGTCATTGGAATTCTGGTTATTGTAGCTTTAGTCTTTGGGATCATGTATTTAATGCAGCGGACATAAGTATCTTATGCAAGAAACCTTAACACTTGCAAAGACCGATAAAGGGAGAAAACATGAAGGCAGCACAAATATGGCTTATGGTTTTTACAATAGCAATGGTCTCTATCGCATCCCAGGTTTCAGCATCCGATAAACCATCTAATTATATGGTGCTCAAGGGCGGTATTTATTCACCCAGTGAGGAATATGACCTGGATAATTTCAACGGAGGATACGAGAGCCGCCTGGATACCAAGACCGGATTTAATGGTGAGATCGCTTTAGGCCATTACTTCCTCCCAATCTTATCCGTAGAACTTGGCGCCGGATATTTTGAAAGCAAAGGGTCACCATCAGCAGAGCCGGGCGAAACCAGACTGAAGGTTGTCCCTGTGCTTGCTACAGCAAAGGTGTATCTCCCGGTGGGAATCATAGAGCCGTATGGAGAGTTTGGTATAGGAGCCTATTTCACCAAGCTTGAGGTGAACGGCAATCTCAGCAGTTTCGAAGGTTCCTCAAAGATAACCTATGGATTGCATGGCGGTGTCGGATTGAATGTCAACCTCACCGATGAGGTATTCGTAGGTATCGAAGGGAGATATCTTTGGGCCAAACCTTCCTTTGGTGGGCAGAACGTCAATATAGACGGGTTCACAACTACGGCTGACCTGGGCTTTCGCTTCTAAGGTTGGCCATAAACTTCAGCACATTTGATTACTGCCAGCTGGCAAAAGTGATTCGACAGCCGGCAGTAAGAAGGAGGGTGAAATGGATTTCGTAATCGGAGTTTTGGTTGTAGTAGCTTTAGTATTTGGGATCATGTATTTAATGCAGCGGACATAAGAACCTTATGTAAGATGTCTTATGTGTTGCCACTGGTCTTGTTGTTGACATTCTGAGGGATGACAACGTTTGAAAAGGTCATTCGTTGCCATCCCTTTATACATTATTCTTGATAGCTGCATTGATAATTAATAAAAGCATCGGGCCATCACTTGTTTAAGGCGGATAAAAGAAAAATATATTATGCAGATAGATATCCATAATATTACAAAAATGTATAAAGAAAAAAGAGGGCTTCTGTCGGCCAGTTTCGGGGTGGAAAAAGGAGAACTTATCGCCCTCGTCGGGCATAATGGAGCGGGTAAATCTACACTCTTGAAAATATTATCCAGCTGGCACCTTCCTGACAGCGGACATGTCTTAGTGGACGGCATCGATCTGAAGAACAGATTGGATGTTGTGAGGAAGATAGGTTTTGTACCGGAAACCCCCAATCTCTTTGATTTCTTTTCAGTTGAATATAACCTCAAAATATTTGCCCGTCTTTTCGGAGTCCCTTTCCTGCGGATAGAAGATATCCTGAAGGAATTCGACCTGATGGCATTTCGCAACAACAAGATACAGGTACTGTCAAAAGGGTTAAGGCAGAGGGTAAGCATCGGTCGCGCTCTTTTGGCAGACCCTCCCGTGCTTCTGTTTGATGAACCCACATCAGGCATAGACTTTGATATGACGAAAGAGATCTACAGGCTGATGAAAGATTTCCATGCTTCAGGAAAGACTATCATCTTTACTTCCCACCGGCCTGAAGAGATAAAGACACTTGCAACCCGCATAATTGTCCTGCATCAGGGATCTATGGTCTTCGATGGTTCACCACAACAATATTTCCAATCAGAAGTTCATGAAAAGCTATATCAATGATGCTGAGAAATATCATTACATTAACATTAAATGATCTGGCCATCGCATTTAAGAACAAGACGATCTTTCTGATCCTCTTTATCCCTTTCTTTGTATTTTTCTCTTTGAAGTTAGTGGATGTTTCGGATACGGATTTTAAAAAGATCAATATCGGGCTTATTCAAAAAGAGATGTATGCTCCTGTTATTCTGCAGGCAATCAGATCAGCAGATAGAGTATTTACAGTTTCTTTTGTTTCTGATGAAGCGGAAGGCAAACTATGGTTAAAAGAAAAAAAGATAGACGGCATGTTAGTAAGGTCTGAAAAGTATGAAAACAGTTTAGATCTTATAGTCTTGAAAAAAGAGTCGATGCAGGCCCTTTCAATAGTGGAGAGCTTTTCAGCATTGCAAATAGCAGCAGAAGGGCATAGCGTAAACTGGATCTCTGATATTAAGCCTCTTCAGAAAGGCGGGATCGAAAAACAGACTTTGCCTACCTGGATCCTGATGCTGGTTTTAATGGTAAGCTTCATTATAATGCCTTCGCAGGTTGCCGAAGAGAAGGAAAAGAAATTGCTTCTTGCCCTTTTGCAGACCCCCATGCGGGAGATTGAGTGGCTTATCGCTAAATTGTTTTCAGGCATGATCTTAATATTCATAGCAGTCCTCTTCCTCCATCTGATGGGTGGATTTGATTTCGGTAATGTCCTGAGCTATGCCGCATTTATATTGGCCGGCAGTTTCTGTTTCAGTTCTTACGGGATATTTTTGGGTTTTTTATGCCGCAATCAGGCGAGCGCCAGAACTTTAGGGCTTATTTTTTATCTGCCGCATCTGCTTCCTTCTGCGTTATCGGATTTTTCAAAAAAATTAACTGCCGTTGCACCCTTTTTGCCTTCTTACCAGTTTTTTGAGCCGGTCAGGTCGATACTCCTGGATGGCGGCAGAATATCAAATCTGTCATTTGAATGGATTTACCTTCTTGCAGTCGGGCTGTTAACCTTTTTCCTGGCATATCTTTTAATGAAAAAGCGCTGGCTGATGTAAATGGAATTCTCACAGTAAAACAGGAGACTAAAATGTTCTTAAAAAAACAGACATCAATATCCCACGAATACTCAGAGAGTATAGTCGATACTGTGCGTGAACCATTGATCGTTCTGGATCAGGACCTAAGGGTAGTCACCGCCAGCCGATCCTTTTATGAGGTTTTCAAGGTAATGCCGAAAAATACCGTGGGGCAGCTTATTTATAACCTGGGCAATAAACAGTGGGATATCCCCAGGCTTCGGGAACTCCTGGAAACCATCCTGCCTGAAAAGGCAACCTTTGATGACTATGAGGTTGAACATAATTTTTCTACCATAGGCAGGCGCACCATGCTGTTAAATGCCCGGAGGATACCCAATCCGCCTGAAAAACTTAAAGTTATTCTCCTGGCTATCGAAGATATCACACAGCGCAAGATTGCGGAAAAATCTTATCTTGATTTAGCAGCAATTGTTAATACATCTGTCGACGGCATTATCGGAAAAACTTTGGAGGGAGATATTGTCAGCTGGAACAAAGGGGCAGAAAAAATATACGGCTATACAGAAGAAGAGGTGCAGGGTAAAAATATTTCTTTATTAGCTCCACCCGATTATCAGGAAGAAATATTTGACCATCTTAAAAAGCTGCAGTCCGGAGAAGTGATTGATAATTATGAAACAAAGCGTGTAAGAAAAGACGGGGTAGTAATTGATATCTCTCTGTCTCTTTCATCGATCAAGGACAAGTTTGGAAAGATTTACGGCGTGTCAGCCATTATGCACGACATAACCGAACAACAAAAGGCAAAGCAGGTGCTGACGGTCAGTGAATACTCCGAGAGCATCATCAATACCGTTCGTGAACCATTGATCGTTCTGGATCAGGATCTAAGAGTGGTCACGGTCAGCCGGTCTTTCTATGAATTCTTCAAGGTCAAACCTGAAGAGACAGTTGGGCAGCTTATCTATGACTTGGGAAATAAACAGTGGGATATTCCCAAACTGCGGGAATTACTTGAGACCATCCTTCCACAAAAAACAACCTTTGACAACTACGAGGTTGAACACGATTTTGCCACAATCGGCAGGCGCATTATGCTTTTGAATGCCCGGCAGATCCATAGAGTGTTGGGAAAGGAGCGTATCATTCTTTTGGCTATCGAGGACATCACCGAGCGTAAGGAGATAGAAGCCGGCCTTGAAAAGACCCGGAAAGAACTGGAGGTCATAAAAAAATCCGCGGATGAAGTCAGTGAATTCGCCGAGAGTGTCATCAACACTGTGCGTGAACCTTTAATATCTTTGGA from Thermodesulfovibrionia bacterium includes the following:
- a CDS encoding ABC transporter permease translates to MMLRNIITLTLNDLAIAFKNKTIFLILFIPFFVFFSLKLVDVSDTDFKKINIGLIQKEMYAPVILQAIRSADRVFTVSFVSDEAEGKLWLKEKKIDGMLVRSEKYENSLDLIVLKKESMQALSIVESFSALQIAAEGHSVNWISDIKPLQKGGIEKQTLPTWILMLVLMVSFIIMPSQVAEEKEKKLLLALLQTPMREIEWLIAKLFSGMILIFIAVLFLHLMGGFDFGNVLSYAAFILAGSFCFSSYGIFLGFLCRNQASARTLGLIFYLPHLLPSALSDFSKKLTAVAPFLPSYQFFEPVRSILLDGGRISNLSFEWIYLLAVGLLTFFLAYLLMKKRWLM
- a CDS encoding cyclic nucleotide-binding domain-containing protein; translated protein: MDDIFKSLYACMKEGDSLFNFLSDEDIRNLSAFFEIKSILAGGMLWKKEDPYDYIAFIVSGSVEIKKETEFEGRELVVGIYSKGALCILDESLRAVTAEATEDVTLAIITQKNLDKLIETNPKLGADLLKGMLHTVSFRLRKSIDRLAVFF
- a CDS encoding sigma 54-interacting transcriptional regulator, with translation MEKKIKNFAKLRKEAEERLKQQTERLKSISMQDVKTLAHELATHQIELEMQNEEMRRAQEELEASRSRYVDLYDAAPIGYFTFDKNGVIVEVNLTGAALLGVDRQRLINKPLSAFVIKEDLNIFREYLMETLKIEACLISEIWLKRKDGSVIFVRLQSVAVKDCSAISACCRTAISDITIRKEAEEELRKVYVELDLRVKERTKDLVNVNQQLLLEIEERKKAEGSLLQALNEVKQLKDLLREENLYLREEVDLVHSHKQIVGNSEVVRSVLKQIEQVAGTESTVVIQGETGTGKELVANAIHGMSSRKDRLMIKINCAALPPTLIESELFGREKGAFTGSLSKQLGRFELANASTIFLDEIDSLPLELQAKLLRVLESGEFERLGSSQTMKVDVRIISATNCDLGKAVFDGRFREDLYYRLNVFQIIVPPLRERPEDILPLIWSFVQEFSKRMGKRIESIPQKSVEALQSYPWPGNVRELKNVVERAMIITTGPVLLLDIPKIAQSSANHSETLEGSEKRHIIEALNTTGWKVSGKDGAAKILGINPKTLESRMQKLGIQRNKKNA
- a CDS encoding PRC-barrel domain-containing protein, with the protein product MKKLTSIIAMNIIALVLVVTGAFAADMMNDRSATTQWASNLIGTTVKNLQGETLGTITDLTISNNIVTFAVITHGGALAIGDKLIPVPMNALKITDNKNATLDASKEKLATAPNYEKNSKQWPDFSNRKYAEDTYRFYGVELYWEASDMEHMMEKEAK
- a CDS encoding glycosyltransferase family 39 protein produces the protein MPDRSGPALSTYFILGLIVAAGFLLRIYKLSSQSIWLDEAYSIYHSQQDFIHVVNLKDLSPPLYYLLLHFWIKLTGTSAFSIRLLSVFFGTASIYFIYLSGAHIFNKKVGIYSALLVAVSPVHVYFSQEARTYSLFFSLTLLSMYFYSKLNKAASKWIIAGYLISTVFLIYSHLYGLLIVLVQNLHQFIVNRFRLSKEVKAWALLQLIVLMFYIPRMIQLPGIISDNYHSWISRPSFLQLTYIMYNLFSGAVFSFYGLALMLICSLLVLRYKFERNTFFPLWILIPILVPFTYSLLFTPVFIPKYIYFVSFPLYIIASRSIFGMKAEIRPVLISALIVLSIAALLVQQNKTTKDPWNKAAEYIQASGRKEDKVIIMASYEILPFSYYFDQGCFHSDDLYACSNENGISPVDSLEEVKKIDKNDFWLIVSRGAYNSETRDVLKYVSDNYTETESMEYILNHNSELVNKLYKYFEQKGLIHLEFNRIKIAHFQKKEDGA
- a CDS encoding chemotaxis protein CheB, whose protein sequence is MRTANKSVFYIVGIGASAGGLEAFEQFFTNMPSDSGMAFVLIPHLAPEHKSLMAELLQRNTKMVVLQAEDGMKADPNCVYIIPPDRDMAILEGTLRLLEPVERRGLRHPIDFFFRTLADDQGEKAVCIVLSGTGTEGALGLRAVKGKGGLVIVQDPKTTRYDGMPASSIATGLVDYILPPDKMPGQLMSYISHAYPHPPKPEAKAESKFSEPLYKIFVLIRNHTGHDFSLYKQNTILRRIEKRMAILQVESMADYVTYLRSNSHEIELLFSELLIRVTNFFRDREAFEMIKEKALPLLFKDRAPGQPVRIWIPACSTGEEAYSVAIIVQEYMSTLKEKYKVQIFATDIDREAIDMARTGLYPNSIAIDVSNERLNRFFIKKTSGYKIREEIRQMIVFAVQDIAKDPPFTQLHMISCRNVLIYFNAELQKKVIPMFHYSLKPGGILCLGTSETIGDHAGMFSTLHAKWKIFRAKGTEAIHASPFELSTAAAPVRAAGPEAAPVIKKREEVNMGALAEKIIMYHHAPPFVIVNDKGDILYFYGKTNRYLEPHSGKASLNIIEMAHEDIRLDLRAALRKAVTLGKDITVDGLQVKANGGLHTINLEVRQPGPLQGLLMIVFKEITLPKGQKAEKAIPPSLKMKRHVAELEHELSAAKEQLQTIIEELETTNQELRSTNEELQSSNEELQSTIEEMDTSKEELQSVNEELTTINAELQLKMDEASTANDDLNNLITGTQIATIFLDNCLRIKRFTPATVNVLNLVDTDVGRPIGDFSLKLDYPELKKDIENTLKMLTLNERVVRHHEGLWYMTRILPYRTTGNVIDGAVITFIDITAQKNAEEAQKDALAYAEGIVETVREPLIVLDEGLRVITANKSFYQTFKMSQSDVEKKRIYDLGNRQWDIPALRELLEKILPKNSQFEDFEVEHDFQDIGCKKMLLNASRIHEHGKQTQMILLAIEDITGRKK
- a CDS encoding outer membrane beta-barrel protein, whose amino-acid sequence is MKAAQIWLMVFTIAMVSIASQVSASDKPSNYMVLKGGIYSPSEEYDLDNFNGGYESRLDTKTGFNGEIALGHYFLPILSVELGAGYFESKGSPSAEPGETRLKVVPVLATAKVYLPVGIIEPYGEFGIGAYFTKLEVNGNLSSFEGSSKITYGLHGGVGLNVNLTDEVFVGIEGRYLWAKPSFGGQNVNIDGFTTTADLGFRF
- a CDS encoding ABC transporter ATP-binding protein, which encodes MQIDIHNITKMYKEKRGLLSASFGVEKGELIALVGHNGAGKSTLLKILSSWHLPDSGHVLVDGIDLKNRLDVVRKIGFVPETPNLFDFFSVEYNLKIFARLFGVPFLRIEDILKEFDLMAFRNNKIQVLSKGLRQRVSIGRALLADPPVLLFDEPTSGIDFDMTKEIYRLMKDFHASGKTIIFTSHRPEEIKTLATRIIVLHQGSMVFDGSPQQYFQSEVHEKLYQ